A window of the Choristoneura fumiferana chromosome 30, NRCan_CFum_1, whole genome shotgun sequence genome harbors these coding sequences:
- the Cpsf5 gene encoding cleavage and polyadenylation specificity factor subunit 5 → MAAVQGTPGNKPWPVRPGIQHQNSQNNNNLTLNRTINLYPLTNYTFGTKEPLFEKDASVPARFQRMREEFVKIGMRRSVEGVLLVHEHGLPHVLLLQLGTAFFKLPGGELNPGEDEIEGLKRLLTETLGRQDGVKQEWLIEDTIGNWWRPNFEPPQYPYVPPHITKPKEHKRLFLVQLQDRALFAVPKNYKLVAAPLFELYDNAQGYGPIISSLSQSLCRFNFIYM, encoded by the exons ATGGCAGCGGTTCAAGGAACTCCTGGCAACAAGCCTTGGCCCGTGCGGCCTGGGATTCAGCATCAGAACAGCCAGAACAACAATAATCTGACGCTGAACAGGACGATAAACCTGTATCCGCTGACAAACTACACGTTTGGCACGAAGGAGCCTCTGTTTGAGAAGGATGCGTCAGTACCGGCGCGGTTCCAAAGAATGCGGGAAGAATTCGTGAAAATCGGCATGAGGAG ATCAGTGGAAGGTGTCCTGCTGGTACATGAGCATGGACTACCGCATGTGCTGCTCCTGCAATTAGGAACTGCCTTTTTCAAGCTGCCAGGTGGTGAATTAAATCCTGGAGAG gATGAAATTGAAGGTCTGAAGAGATTACTGACTGAGACACTTGGTAGACAAGATGGAGTGAAGCAGGAGTGGCTAATAGAAGACACAATAG GCAACTGGTGGCGCCCCAACTTTGAGCCCCCGCAGTACCCATATGTGCCTCCGCACATAACCAAACCCAAAGAGCATAAACGGCTGTTCCTAGTGCAGTTACAGGACCGAGCTCTGTTCGCTGTCCCAAAGAACTACAAACTAGTGGCAGCACCCTTGTTCGAGCTTTATGATAACGCACAGGGCTACGGTCCCATCATCTCCTCGCTGTCGCAGAGTCTGTGCAGATTCAACTTTATTTATATGTGA